The Halobacterium litoreum genome includes a region encoding these proteins:
- the rdfA gene encoding rod-determining factor RdfA, translating to MTSAEDRDETDCKVGRLLVEYGLEDAGDDLERRWTADGEARASLRELADDFNRRLVRAALADAGRNPVDADVAATYEVLAGDDASEGVRTQKRLELSRDGVDVDALLADFVSHQAVHTYLREYRGAEQDGDADQIATDVERLRRLQSRVASVAEDAVERSANADRIAVGDADVLVDVRVLCRDCGAAYDATELLSRGGCDCDGS from the coding sequence ATGACGAGCGCCGAGGACCGCGACGAGACGGACTGCAAGGTCGGGCGCCTGCTCGTCGAGTACGGACTGGAGGACGCGGGCGACGACCTCGAACGCCGCTGGACGGCCGACGGCGAGGCGCGCGCGAGCCTCCGGGAACTCGCCGACGACTTCAACCGCCGGCTCGTCCGCGCGGCGCTCGCGGACGCGGGCCGGAACCCGGTCGACGCGGACGTGGCGGCGACCTACGAGGTGCTGGCTGGCGACGACGCGAGCGAGGGCGTTCGCACGCAGAAGCGCCTCGAACTGTCGCGGGACGGCGTGGACGTGGACGCGCTCCTCGCGGACTTCGTCTCCCACCAGGCGGTCCACACGTACCTGCGGGAGTACCGCGGCGCCGAACAGGACGGCGACGCCGACCAGATTGCGACCGACGTCGAGCGCCTGCGCCGTCTCCAGTCGCGGGTGGCGTCGGTTGCCGAGGACGCCGTAGAGCGCTCGGCGAACGCCGACAGAATCGCGGTCGGGGACGCCGACGTGCTGGTGGACGTGCGCGTGCTGTGCCGGGACTGCGGCGCGGCGTACGACGCCACCGAGTTGCTCTCTCGCGGGGGCTGTGACTGCGACGGCTCGTAG
- a CDS encoding acyl-CoA dehydrogenase family protein, whose product MDFGLTDEQQAIRDEVQRFAENEIEPVAGEYDEAEKYPWEVMDAAAQAGLLGPSVPLEYGGAGYSPVETAIIIEELFAADPGIGLCISSAGFGAEAIMAFGTEDQKERYLEPITSGDAIMGSAISEPDTGSDVSSVSTTAEKDGDEWVINGNKMWITNGSVGDFFVVLCQTDPEASGRYNGFSQIVVESDRDGFEADKITGKLGIRASDTAELIFDDVRVPEENLIGTQGGGFLQQMQFFDETRTMVAAQGVGIARGATDRALEYAQQREQFDRPISDFQAIKHKLAEMRTQTEAARTITQKSAWSVENRDQQLTALASMAKEFASRVAVEVADEAVQIHGGAGYVNDFDVERLYRDAKITQIYEGTTEIQKNIIAREMLE is encoded by the coding sequence ATGGACTTCGGACTGACCGACGAGCAGCAAGCCATTCGAGACGAAGTGCAGCGCTTCGCCGAGAACGAAATCGAGCCGGTCGCCGGCGAGTACGACGAAGCCGAGAAGTACCCGTGGGAGGTCATGGACGCCGCCGCGCAGGCCGGCCTGCTCGGCCCGAGTGTCCCCCTCGAGTACGGCGGCGCCGGCTACTCGCCCGTCGAGACCGCCATCATCATCGAGGAGCTGTTCGCCGCCGACCCCGGCATCGGCCTCTGTATCTCCAGTGCGGGCTTCGGCGCGGAAGCCATCATGGCGTTCGGCACTGAAGACCAGAAGGAACGCTACCTCGAACCCATCACGTCCGGCGACGCCATCATGGGGTCGGCCATCAGCGAACCCGACACCGGCTCCGACGTGTCCAGCGTCTCCACCACCGCCGAGAAGGACGGCGACGAGTGGGTCATCAACGGCAACAAGATGTGGATCACGAACGGCTCAGTCGGCGACTTCTTCGTCGTCCTCTGCCAGACCGACCCCGAAGCCAGCGGCCGGTACAACGGCTTCAGCCAGATCGTCGTGGAGTCCGACCGCGACGGCTTCGAAGCCGACAAAATCACGGGCAAACTCGGGATTCGCGCGAGCGACACCGCGGAACTCATCTTCGACGACGTGCGCGTCCCCGAGGAGAACCTAATCGGCACGCAGGGCGGCGGCTTCCTCCAGCAGATGCAGTTCTTCGACGAGACCCGGACGATGGTCGCCGCGCAGGGAGTCGGCATCGCCCGCGGCGCGACCGACCGCGCCCTGGAGTACGCCCAGCAGCGCGAGCAGTTCGACCGCCCCATCTCGGACTTCCAGGCCATCAAGCACAAGCTCGCGGAGATGCGCACGCAGACCGAGGCCGCGCGCACCATCACCCAGAAGTCCGCGTGGAGCGTCGAGAACCGCGACCAGCAGCTGACCGCGCTCGCGTCCATGGCCAAGGAGTTCGCGTCCCGCGTCGCCGTCGAGGTCGCCGACGAAGCCGTCCAGATTCACGGCGGCGCCGGCTACGTCAACGACTTCGACGTCGAGCGCCTCTACCGCGACGCCAAAATCACCCAGATCTACGAGGGCACCACGGAGATTCAGAAGAACATCATCGCCCGCGAGATGCTGGAGTAA
- a CDS encoding archaea-specific SMC-related protein, with amino-acid sequence MDERGADQPAARVRAQHVGGIDETTVDLESGVNVLAGRNATNRTSFLQAVMAALGSDRATLKGDADAGRAEVTLAGETHERTLDRVGGDVSFGGDPLLADAELADLFAFLLEDNDARRAVERGDDLREVVVRPVDTAALRRDIERREAEKREIDDELAALDDVAARLENRRERVAELEAERDERREELADARDALADADGEDSEALAELKARRSDLEELRFQLRTERESLESLRDQRADLREERDALPDPDADVAALDDRIEELRARREEVAASVSDLQNVVEFNEQFLDDAGDVTAALADDPARRSDGGTVTDALVGEDDGERVCWTCGSTVERERIEGTVERLRDLRDREQSRKADLDAELDEVTDRRQAVAETRERREEVAERLREVEAEIERREERVADLEAEREDVADAVSELEAAVERDGHDAAVDRAKRVNELEVELDRVESDLADARETVEDLESRLAERDDLEARRREVVAELADLRERVDRVEAAAVDSFNEEMAAVLERLDYDNLERVWVERTATVERRGRENVERSEFDLHVVRETDDGRAYEDTVDHLSESEREVTGLVFALAGYLAHEVYEDVPFLLLDSLEAIDAERIAALVDYVAEYTEFLVAALLEEDARAVDADNRVTDI; translated from the coding sequence ATGGACGAGCGGGGAGCCGACCAGCCTGCGGCTCGCGTGCGAGCGCAACACGTCGGCGGCATCGACGAGACGACGGTCGACCTCGAATCGGGCGTGAACGTGCTGGCGGGTCGGAACGCGACCAACCGGACGTCGTTCCTGCAGGCCGTGATGGCGGCGCTCGGGAGCGACCGCGCGACGCTGAAAGGCGACGCCGACGCCGGCCGCGCGGAGGTGACGCTGGCCGGCGAAACCCACGAGCGCACGCTGGACCGCGTCGGCGGCGACGTGTCGTTCGGCGGCGACCCCCTGCTGGCGGACGCGGAACTCGCGGACCTGTTCGCGTTCCTCCTGGAGGACAACGACGCGCGGCGCGCCGTCGAGCGCGGCGACGACCTGCGCGAGGTGGTGGTGCGGCCCGTGGACACCGCGGCGCTCCGCCGGGACATCGAGCGCCGGGAGGCCGAGAAGCGGGAGATAGACGACGAACTGGCGGCGTTAGACGACGTGGCGGCGCGCCTGGAGAACCGCCGGGAGCGCGTCGCCGAACTGGAAGCCGAACGCGACGAGCGCCGCGAGGAACTGGCGGACGCCCGGGACGCGCTCGCCGACGCGGACGGCGAGGACTCCGAGGCGCTCGCGGAACTGAAAGCGCGCCGGTCGGACCTCGAGGAACTGCGCTTCCAGTTGCGGACCGAGCGAGAGAGCCTCGAGTCGCTGCGCGACCAGCGCGCCGACCTGCGCGAGGAACGCGACGCGCTCCCCGACCCGGACGCCGACGTCGCGGCGCTCGACGACCGAATCGAGGAGTTGCGGGCGCGCCGCGAGGAGGTGGCGGCGTCCGTGTCGGACCTCCAGAACGTCGTGGAGTTCAACGAGCAGTTCCTCGACGACGCGGGCGACGTGACCGCGGCGCTCGCGGACGACCCGGCGCGCCGCTCCGACGGCGGCACCGTGACCGACGCGCTGGTCGGGGAAGACGACGGTGAACGCGTCTGCTGGACGTGCGGGTCGACCGTCGAACGCGAGCGCATCGAGGGGACGGTCGAGCGACTGCGGGACCTGCGGGACCGCGAGCAGTCCCGGAAGGCCGACCTCGACGCCGAACTTGACGAGGTGACCGACCGCCGGCAGGCGGTCGCGGAGACGAGAGAGCGCCGCGAGGAGGTCGCCGAGCGCCTGCGCGAGGTCGAGGCGGAAATCGAGCGCCGCGAGGAGCGCGTGGCCGACCTCGAAGCCGAACGCGAGGACGTCGCGGACGCCGTCTCGGAACTGGAGGCGGCCGTCGAGCGAGACGGCCACGACGCGGCGGTCGACCGCGCGAAGCGCGTGAACGAACTGGAGGTCGAACTCGACCGCGTCGAGTCGGACCTCGCGGACGCCCGCGAGACGGTCGAAGACCTCGAATCGCGGCTCGCGGAGCGCGACGACCTCGAAGCGCGCCGCCGCGAGGTCGTCGCGGAACTCGCGGACCTCCGTGAGCGCGTCGACCGCGTGGAAGCGGCGGCCGTCGACTCGTTCAACGAAGAGATGGCGGCCGTCCTCGAGCGCCTCGACTACGACAATCTCGAGCGCGTCTGGGTGGAACGCACCGCCACCGTCGAGCGCCGCGGCCGGGAGAACGTCGAGCGCAGCGAGTTCGACCTGCACGTCGTCCGCGAGACCGACGACGGGCGGGCGTACGAGGACACGGTCGACCACCTCTCGGAGAGCGAACGCGAGGTGACCGGCCTCGTGTTCGCGCTCGCGGGCTACCTCGCCCACGAAGTCTACGAAGACGTCCCCTTCCTCCTACTGGACTCGCTGGAGGCCATCGACGCCGAGCGCATCGCCGCGCTCGTGGACTACGTCGCGGAGTACACGGAGTTCCTCGTCGCGGCGCTCCTCGAAGAGGACGCACGAGCGGTGGACGCGGACAACCGCGTCACCGACATCTGA
- a CDS encoding PadR family transcriptional regulator: MAMYERSALQRDLLFVVAGVGPASGQTIKSELKQSQDTDLLPGVLYSNLDELVEAGLVAKGERDGRTNEYAVTEDGRQALRDLLCWQRGYADALEAH; this comes from the coding sequence ATGGCGATGTACGAGCGTTCCGCGCTCCAGCGAGACCTCCTGTTCGTCGTCGCGGGCGTCGGGCCGGCGAGCGGGCAGACCATCAAGTCGGAACTCAAGCAGTCACAGGACACGGACCTGCTCCCCGGCGTCCTCTACTCGAATCTCGACGAGCTCGTCGAGGCCGGGCTCGTGGCGAAGGGCGAGCGGGACGGCCGCACGAACGAGTACGCGGTCACCGAGGACGGACGGCAAGCGCTACGGGACCTGCTGTGCTGGCAGCGCGGGTACGCGGACGCGCTGGAAGCGCACTGA
- a CDS encoding rhodanese-like domain-containing protein, which produces MTDRTTRRHLLAAVGAGTVTALAGCSSSGGDAESPENSTAQSTTQSTTTESNATTTQQTQSAAEGPRNGDDLPADPKPKDGYPPEFDATFEERSVDPSSFETTTRNGIEVSLVPIDVAYYWFVRGEARFADTRSATEYEQSHVLGAVNSPAGDGEEDPDDPVLEWAKDERIVTYCACPHHLSTLRAASLQEKGYETVYAIDEGYTEWQKRSYPMAGDQPAEQPEVWTISGKASQSAAGETAWAYHTNSNQKEATTISEDGSYELHLKFVDVTGDSEIRVETPGYTVTDTLDALTGGSVSAEGTVVSGNQSSALGALGF; this is translated from the coding sequence ATGACAGACAGAACGACTCGTCGTCACCTGCTCGCCGCGGTCGGCGCGGGGACGGTGACGGCGCTCGCCGGCTGTTCCTCGTCCGGCGGCGACGCCGAGAGTCCGGAGAACTCGACAGCGCAGTCGACCACGCAGTCGACGACCACGGAGTCGAACGCGACGACCACCCAGCAGACCCAGTCGGCGGCCGAGGGGCCGCGCAACGGCGACGACCTGCCCGCGGACCCGAAGCCGAAGGACGGCTACCCGCCGGAGTTCGACGCGACGTTCGAAGAGCGCAGCGTCGACCCGTCGTCGTTCGAGACGACGACGCGGAACGGCATCGAGGTGTCACTGGTCCCCATCGACGTGGCGTACTACTGGTTCGTGCGCGGCGAGGCGCGCTTCGCCGACACTCGCAGCGCCACCGAGTACGAGCAGTCCCACGTGCTCGGTGCGGTGAACAGCCCGGCGGGCGACGGCGAGGAGGACCCCGACGACCCGGTGTTGGAGTGGGCGAAAGACGAGCGCATCGTCACGTACTGCGCGTGCCCGCACCACCTCTCGACACTCCGCGCGGCGTCCCTCCAGGAGAAGGGATACGAGACGGTGTACGCCATCGACGAGGGGTACACCGAGTGGCAGAAGCGGTCGTACCCGATGGCGGGCGACCAGCCCGCGGAACAGCCCGAAGTGTGGACGATTTCGGGTAAAGCGAGTCAGAGCGCCGCCGGAGAGACGGCGTGGGCGTACCACACGAACTCGAATCAGAAGGAGGCGACCACCATCAGCGAGGACGGGTCGTACGAACTCCACCTGAAGTTCGTGGACGTCACCGGAGACAGCGAGATCCGCGTCGAGACGCCGGGGTACACCGTCACCGACACGCTCGACGCGCTCACCGGAGGGAGCGTGAGCGCCGAGGGGACGGTCGTGTCGGGCAACCAGAGTAGCGCGCTCGGAGCCCTCGGCTTCTGA